One window of the Methanomassiliicoccaceae archaeon DOK genome contains the following:
- a CDS encoding ABC transporter substrate-binding protein, with translation MDDRSRVTLSIAIVLAGVLLAVAAASLVSEAETDQASGTVIDYGDRDTLWTDADLSGYGTALDLLEYACEFNGLSVTFDDDGAITEIGGVANTDTAEWGLWVVYPGSIEWVHLDAPYDYDPEEFTITSWSYVAEGEEPTVAVDYSGNPIYGYQQKFRVVSLSPSITEILASVKAENVVVGVDSYSNYPQSIADAAASGDIAVVGSYTSPSFELITGTNPDVVFADSSQRSHTNMVSQLRSASVDSVLLYPGEDLESIMDNIFIVGTVINYGMAAEEVIDDTYEVIDLLADKVFTPEAGGTVDLMISLDPDISPWVSGSDTYMSSISSLFNSNNVFSEWGGWVHLTSDRIPYANPEKIIIITTEYSATQEEYDYLYENLPAQWKDTDAWRNGEVYVICESAADLVQRFGPRTAQVAELTAMILHPDAFDTEVPKIIGDDYEDYLEFSTYMSYD, from the coding sequence ATGGATGACCGCTCCCGCGTGACTCTTTCTATAGCCATCGTCTTGGCAGGCGTTCTACTAGCGGTCGCTGCGGCATCCCTGGTTTCGGAGGCAGAGACCGACCAGGCCAGCGGGACCGTCATCGACTACGGCGACCGCGACACTCTGTGGACGGACGCCGACCTGTCCGGATACGGCACCGCCCTCGATCTCCTGGAGTACGCATGCGAGTTCAACGGGCTCTCCGTCACATTCGACGATGACGGGGCGATCACCGAGATCGGGGGAGTGGCCAACACGGACACGGCCGAATGGGGCCTCTGGGTGGTCTATCCCGGATCGATCGAGTGGGTACATCTGGATGCGCCATACGACTACGACCCGGAGGAGTTCACCATAACGTCCTGGTCCTATGTGGCCGAGGGCGAGGAGCCGACCGTCGCCGTCGACTACTCGGGCAATCCCATATACGGATACCAGCAGAAGTTCAGGGTCGTGTCGCTCTCACCGTCCATCACGGAGATCCTGGCATCGGTCAAGGCGGAGAACGTCGTCGTCGGCGTCGACTCCTACTCCAACTATCCCCAGTCTATAGCAGATGCGGCGGCATCGGGGGACATCGCGGTGGTCGGATCGTACACCAGCCCGAGCTTCGAGCTCATAACGGGGACGAATCCCGACGTGGTCTTCGCCGATTCGTCCCAGAGGTCCCACACCAACATGGTATCGCAGCTGCGCTCGGCATCGGTGGACTCCGTCCTCCTCTATCCGGGGGAGGACCTGGAGAGCATCATGGACAACATCTTCATCGTGGGGACCGTGATCAACTACGGCATGGCCGCGGAGGAGGTCATAGACGACACCTACGAGGTGATCGACCTCCTCGCCGACAAGGTCTTCACGCCCGAGGCCGGGGGGACCGTCGATCTCATGATATCCCTCGATCCCGACATAAGCCCGTGGGTGTCCGGCTCGGACACATACATGAGCAGCATATCTTCACTCTTCAATTCAAACAACGTCTTCTCCGAATGGGGCGGCTGGGTCCATCTGACCTCGGACAGGATCCCGTACGCCAACCCAGAGAAGATAATCATCATCACGACGGAGTACTCCGCTACGCAGGAGGAGTACGATTACCTCTACGAGAACCTGCCCGCCCAGTGGAAGGACACGGACGCCTGGAGGAACGGGGAGGTCTACGTCATCTGCGAGAGCGCCGCCGACCTGGTCCAGCGCTTCGGACCCAGGACGGCGCAGGTGGCCGAGCTGACGGCCATGATCCTGCATCCGGACGCCTTCGACACGGAGGTCCCCAAGATCATCGGGGACGACTACGAGGACTATCTGGAGTTCAGCACCTACATGAGCTACGATTGA